The window TGAGCTATCTGAGTTGATTGAGCAGTATGCCAGCTTCTTTGCAGTGCCTAGCACTCTTCCACCTCACATGGGTGATTTTGATCATAGAATACCATTGGTTGAAGGGCCAATCCAGTCAACAAAAGACCTTATAGGTATCATGGGGTCAAGAAGGATATCATAGAGAAGTTAGTACAAGAAATGTTAGATCAAAGAGTCATACAGCATAGTACAAGTCCATATGCATCTCCAGTTGTGTTGATTGGGAAAAAAGATGGAAGCTGGAGGTTATGTACTGATCACAGGGAATTGAATCGACTGACTATTGAAGATAAGTTTTCTATACCCATTATAGAAGACTTATTAGATGAACTGGGAGGGGTTGTGGTATTTTTTAAGATTGATCTTAGAGCAGGATATCATCAGTTAAGAATGGCTAAAGGTAATGCTCATAAAATAGCTTTTAAAACTCATGAGGGTCATTATAAATTTTTGGTAATGCCATTTAGCCTAACTAATGCTCAATCTTCTTTTCAAAATCTCATGAATTCAGTTTTCAGACCATTGCTCAGGAAGACAATATTAGTTTTCTTTGATGATATTATAATATATAGCAAGTGTATGTCTAACCATATTGCACATGTGAAATCTGTCTTTGAACTAATTCACAAATTCTAATTGTATGCTAAGATGTctaagtgtgcatttggagtttcTAAGGTGGAATATCTAGGCCATTTTATCAGTCAAGAAGGGATCTCTACAGATCCTAAGAAAATTGCAGCAGTAGAACAGTGGCCTATTCCTACTAATGTCAAACAGTTGAGAGGTTTCTATTGCTGGGTATTATAGGAGGTTTATACAAGGCTATGAAGCCATCTACAGACCCTTGCATGACCTACTCAAGAAGGATGGTTATACATGAAATTCTGAAGCCACTATAACTTTTGGTAAGCTGAAACAAACATTGATCTCTACCCCTGTGTTGGCAATGCCTGACTTCTCAAAGCCCTTATTGGTGGAGACTGATGCGAGTGGTAACGACATAAGAGTTGTATTCATGCAATAAGGACATCCTATAGCTTACATCAGCAAATCATTGGCACCTAAACATCAAGCAATGTCCGTTTATGATAGGGAACTATTAGCTCTTATATTTACTGTCACTAAGTAGTCACATTATTTTTTGGGAAGACCATTTATAGTCAAGACTGATCAGAAAGCCTTAAAACACTTATTGGAGTAACATATCTATACTGACTTTCAAATAGCTGGCATTTCAAAGTTGATGGCTTTTGATTTCTCGATTGGGTACAAGAAGGGGACTGAAAATAAAGCTGTTGATGCCTTGTCAAGGAAGCCAAATTCTGAATTATTAGCCATCTCTTTATTATCTCCTAATGATTCACTATATGATCAGATAAAAGCAATTTGGACTTCTGATAATCATCTGCAGGAGTTGATTGCTAAGTTACAGAACCAACCTTATAAATCATTCACCTGGTGCAATGAGCAATTAAGGTGGAAGGGTAGATTGGTGGTAGGTGCTGACCAGCAACTCAGAACAACCATCATTGGTTTATGGCATTCCACCACACATGCTGGACACTCTGGTATGGATGCTATATTAAAGAGGTTGCAAGCTCTTTTCTACTAGAAATCAATGGCTGCAGATATAAGGGACTTCATTAACAAGTGTAATATATGTCAAAGGCAGAAGTATGATGTTGCTGCTTATCCTGGTTTGCTACAACCACTCCCTATTCCTGATGGAGTATGGACTGACATCTGCTTAGATTTTATTGAAAGCTTGCCTAAATCTCATGGCAAGGATGTTATTTTGGTTGTTGTGGATAGACTCAGTAAGTATGGGCATTTCATGAGTCTGCAACATTCATACACTGCTAAGACAGTAGCCCAATCCTTCCTAGATAATGTTTACAAACTATATGGATGGCCTATTACAATCACCAGTGATAGGGATCTAGTGTTTCTCAGCAATTTTTGGCATGAATTATTTTCTTTACAAGGGGTTCAGCTGCAGAGATCTACCTCATATCACCCTCAGACTGATGGGTAAACTGAAGTTTTAAATAGAATATTAGAGACCTATCTCAGGTGCTTTTGTTCTGATAGTCCTCATGATTGGCCTAAGTACTTACCATTAGTTGAATGGTGGTATAACACCACATATCACATTGTTATTAAATGCAGTCCTTATGAGATATTATATGGTCAAAAGTCACCACTCCATCTCCCTTATCTAGCTGGAGAAGCTGCATCCGAGATGGTTGATAGATCATTAGTTGCTAAATAAGCTATTGTACATCTATTGAAGTTCCATATTTTGAGAGCACAACAGAGAATGGAAGACTTAACCAACAAACATAGGTCTTATAGAAGTTTTGAAGTAGGGGATTGGGTGTATCTCAAATTGCAGCCATACAGATAAGTTTCAGCAGCCAGTAGGCTATTCAACAAGTTAGCTGCTAAGTACTATGGCCCCTATCCTATTGATGCTAAAGTTGGAGTTGTTGCCTACAAGCTCCTGCTACATGCTGATGTCTTGATCCATCACACCTTCCATGTATCTCAACTAAAAAAATGCCATGAAGTTCTTGTTGTCATCAATCATCCTCCTGTATTTCACCTTTCTAGTCCCTACTGTCCATTACCTGAAGAACTCCTAGCAAAAAGAATGGTGAAGAAGGGTAACAAAGCTGTCGTGCAAGTGCTGGTGAAATGGACAGATATTGATCTTGCTCAAGCTACCTGGGAATATCTTTCAGAACTTCAACACATATTTCCTTCATTTCAGTCTTGAGGACAAGACAGTTCTTCTGTAGGGGGtattattgtaattattaatGATGATACTTAGCTGCTGTTGTTAGTACTTAGCTGAGAATATTAGAGTTAGTTGCACCAGCCAAGCAGTTAGTTACGGTGTAGAAGCTTCCGGAAGTTAGTTGAGTTAGTTGAAGTCCCAAAGTTAGTTAGAAAGTTTGTTACAGTTAATTAGAGTATTGGGATGAGATCTTCAATATATAGAGTGTAATATGTAAATTGGATTCCTTCATGAAAATATCATTCTACTCTTACTCTTAAACTCTTCTCAAACTAAATTATCGGAATTACCCTGACTTTAGTTCATTGTTCTTCGAAATCTTTGCATTTCCTAGATCTATTTTCTCTTTGATTGCATTGTGTGCATCAACGGCCCCTTAGTGCCAGATCTGTAATGGCTCAAGCTCAATCGCTCAAACAAGAATTTCCTCTGTCTATTGCTCCTATAACTCTTGAGAAGCTAGCAGACACAATTGCATGCACCACCAGATTTTTCGTAAAGACAATAGTTATTTTctttatcattttcaaaaaatatttatacgTGCTTTATATTTACCTTATTGCTAAGGAGGATTACTTATTTCTGTCTGAATTGTTCGTGTTGAATCAGTTACTCATTAACAATTTATGATAACATTACTACCCATCTCAAACTTTAAAAAAATGCATTCAATTGTGGTTAATGAATAATAGTAACTGTCTAACTGAGAATTACATGTTTATGTGGTTTGACGGATATCATTATTACAAATCAACAACTACAAGTGAATATGAAATTTACATTAGATGCAACTGACTTGCAAAGGCCATAAACATAACATTCATATTTTAAGTAAAGATCATATCATTTTTATAAAATGTCTAAGTTGAATTAGGTATACACTCTActtttaaaaatgtaaaagtCGAGAAACTTGTAAGGGTAAATTCAAGTAGGTTGGTCCGGGAAGTCACGAGGGAAAaatgaggaaaagaaaacaatatCTTTATGGAAATTTCACAAAATTGAAGaatctgttataaaataaagataataaagtAAAGAcgagtatagagagaaactgatatattattcaaactttaaATTTATGTACATAATTAACTGAAatttcctctatttatagaaagaAAGCAAGCTGCTTCTGTAAACTGCTGTGCAAGCTGCttctgcaagctgctgtgtaagctgatACTGTACCAGATATAAATAATCTTCTACCagaggtaatgtttatccataacggagtaccgaaaggataagctcattataccagatatagataatcttctacctgtgataatgtttatccataacggagtaccgaaaggataaggtCATTATactagatatagataatcttctaccggggtaatGTTTATTCATaatggagtaccgaaaggataagctcattataccagatatagataatcttctaccggggtatGATGTTTGCCCATAACGGgttactgaaaggataagctcattgtaccagatatagataatcttctatcgggtgTGATGTTTATTCATAACGAGGTACTGAAAGGGCAAGTTTCTTCAAGAGacttattttcaatagagtactaagtagataaacatatttacggctgagtctcatatagataaggttcttcaggaagcttattttcaACGAATTACCAAATGAAcatacataatataatatatttataacagaaTCAATATTTTTCTACCACCACATCAAAACTTATACAGTAGTTTAGTAGTATCAAAGTCTATCAATGGACTAGATTAGCATTGCCCCTTTTCCCTTCTCTTCTGgatgggaaaagaaaaaaaagaatagttTCCTGACCAATTAAGAAAATCTAAGCAAAAACCAAGGGTATTAAAGTAAAATAGAATAATCCACTCCGCATAGAATGCTGAAAAACCCTAACTATATATTCTTATGCTCCCCCCTTTCTTCAAAACCCTAAGAGCAGCAGCTAAGAACCGCCATTGAAGGTTTTCGTCGCTTCGAGATCTCCTAGgtactctttctcttatttttgttgtctgttgtttgtttgttttcttaatTCCAATGATTTGTATCTGAAAATGTTGTTTGTTTTGTGTTAATTTTTTAACAGCGAAGAGAAATGAAGGTAATCGCAGCTTACTTGTTGGCCGTATTGGGTGGCAACTCCTGCCCTAAGGCTAAAGATTTGAAGAACATCCTTGGATCTGGTACGCCCTATAACTCCTTAAGAATGCCTTTTCTTTCTTGTACATATTTTCCGTGTCATTGATTTTTTTGCATACCGATCCTGAATATGTTGcaatttttattacttttatagCATTTGATCCGTATAGTTATTTATAAGTATAAATGTATGCAATTGGTTTAAGTATTTACATGACTAAATACATCTGCGGGTGGGTATCCCGAAGTAGcacattttattttgcatttcgCCAATTTAGCTTAAACGCAAAAAATATCTTGAGCTTTTCTGAGAAGTACTAGTTTGTAGCTTCCTCAATGAGTTTGATTGGAGGTTGAGTTTAATATGTTAATTTGACTTGTTTATATTATTAGGAGTAGTGGAAGAAAATATTAGAGTAATggtgaaaaatattttgatagAGAAAATTTCCAAAGCTTGAATTGCTGGATTATTTGAAATGTTGAAATATTTGAAAGTTATATATACTACTTAGTAGAATATTTTATTAGTGAACTAGTGttaaatattttgggatttacgTGCTAGGATGTAAAGagtcacataaattgggatggaTGTATTATCTGCCCCCTTTGAGGAAGAGGTTGGGGAATTTTATGAAGTTAAACACTTTCTTTGCTTACTGTTTCAAGCTATCAGGTTTAATGAAAAAAATTCAAGTGGCTATTAGAATTGTGAATAAATGGGGTAAAATCTTGGTTTCACTACCTTTGTTTTTGCCTTTTGTTTCCATGGACTTCAAAAGAAATGGAGCAAGGATGATGCCTATTTACTGCTATTAACCTGTAACAATGAGAATTAATTTTTATCCTGTTGTCGTACCTGCCTGAGGTGTCCAGAGGCAGCAGTACTATAATTGTTATTTTTCTTGCATAAGAAACAATGCAATAATTGATTTTGCTATCAAGTTTTTGTTCAACTGTCTTAAATGGATGCTATCTAATTCAGTTGATGCTGCTGAATATTGTTCTAGATTTTGTTCTATATTAAGTGTCTTAAATTGATGTTTTCTAAAGTAGTTGATGGTACGTAACAAGTGAATTCAGATTGCATTGGTTTTTTGAAATGTCTTGAGCAGTTAATACGGATAATGTGTAATTTAGTTGATGCAACATAATAAATTGTTTAGTCTTGTTATGCGTAACTGTAATTTACTGTCGTATGCTTCTGTTGGTGTGTGGTGGTTCAATTCGAATTCATATTTGGAATACATGTGTCATGTGTGCTGCAGTTGGAGCTGAGGCTGATGATGATAGGATTGAACTGCTCCTCTCCCAAGTTGAGGGCAAGGATATCACTGAGCTGATTGCTGCTGGCAGAGAAAAGTTGGCTTCAGTACCAGCCGGTGGTGGTGCTGTTGCAGTCGCTGCACCTACAGGCGGCGCTGCTGCTGCACCTGCTGCCGaggagaagaaggaagaaaagaaagtGGAAGAGAAAGAGGAGTCAGATGATGTATGAATACTCTCCTAATATTAAGAACTTGTTGTTTTTAAGTTGATCACTGCTTCCTTTTACCTTTATTTCCTCTCATCTGCTTATGTGTTTTCCTGGAATTTCTTTTACAGGACATGGGCTTCAGTCTTTTCGATTAGAAGAATCGAAAGAATTCAGAGCCCGGAGTTGTCTCATTTTCCAGCTGTTCCCTTGAGCGTATTTTAGGAAGTTTCTTGTCTACTTACAGATTTTGTTAGAACCTAAGTTTCTTGGTAAACGTTGCTGAGGCAGACAGTGAAAATTATAGTGTTTGTTTCAAATATTCAGCTCTTTGTTCAATATAGCTATTTTGATCTTATGTCATTGAATTTTTGGTGTTAGTGCCCGAACCTTAATAAAATTGAGGGGTGGATGGTACAGAAAatcgaaaaaatagaaaattgaaaatacaaaagaaagagtaaaattttatttttggggtTGGGGGGTTGGtggtgggtgggtggtgcagaaaaaagaaaaaacagaaaattaaaacGGCAAAGGGCTAAATATGCCCCTccactttcgaaaatggtctaagaatattCCTTGTTATACTATTTGGTCATATATACCCTttccgtcatactttggaacaaatataccttattttggatggagtgccacgtggCAGCACTAGATGAAAACgatcc is drawn from Nicotiana tabacum cultivar K326 chromosome 22, ASM71507v2, whole genome shotgun sequence and contains these coding sequences:
- the LOC107771057 gene encoding large ribosomal subunit protein P2A-like, giving the protein MKVIAAYLLAVLGGNSCPKAKDLKNILGSVGAEADDDRIELLLSQVEGKDITELIAAGREKLASVPAGGGAVAVAAPTGGAAAAPAAEEKKEEKKVEEKEESDDDMGFSLFD